Genomic segment of Ralstonia pickettii:
AACCATGCGCGGTTCAATCTGAAAGCCGTCGCGCGTGGCGACTTCCTGGATGAACACCCTTTTCCCTTGACCGTTGAGTACCACTGCGTTCCCCGTGCTGGACATATGTTGGAACTGCAGTGTGTTGCGCAGGCAGCCAGCGCGCAATTGAAGAATCAGGACGTGAGCCTTCTCCGAACCAGATGGGTCGCGCTAGTTTTCTGCGCTGGCCTGGGATACCAGATGGTCGATCAGCAGCCGGGCCGGCACCGGCAGCGCCGCGTAGCCCCGCGTGATGACGGACAGCGGGCGCTGTGCCCAGGTCTCATCCAGCTCGACCATGCGCAGCGTGCTGTTGCGCAGATAGGGCTTGACACTGGCCTTGGGCAGCAGGCCGATGCCAAGGCCCGCCGCCACCATGTTGCGCAGCCCCTCGAAGCTGGTCACCTGGATGCGGATCTTGTGCTGCTTGCCGGCCTGCTCGGCGCTCTGCGCGCAGAGCGTGGAGATTGACGCGCCCAGCGGCATGCTCACGTAGTCATAGTCCAGGGTATCGGCAAAGCGCAGGTGGCGCGCCGCGCCGATCGGGTGGTCGTGCGGCACGATCAGCACGAGCCTATCAACGTGATACGGCCGTACTTCCAGCCCCGGTGCAGCTTCCGGCTGGCTGCAGATGCCGATGTCAGCGGTGCCCGCTTCGACCGAGCGCAGGACCTGGCTGCTGCTTTTCTCCATCAGGTCGATCTTCACGTCGGGGTTGATCGACAGGAACGAGGACAGGTCGCCCGGCAGGTACTGGACCATGGTCGAAAAGTTGACGTGCATGCGCACGTGCCCCCGCACGCCCTGGGCGTACTCGCTCATTTCCGACGAGATTTCCTGCATCTGATCGATCAGGCGCTTGGCCCGGTAGTACAACGCCGAGCCCGCCGGGGTGGGCTCCACGCCACGGCTGTGCCGATAGAGCAGGGCGGTGCCGGCGTCGCTTTCCAGCTCCGCAATGCGTCGGCTGATGGCCGAAGGCACGATGTGCTGCCGCTCGGAAGCCGCCGCCAGGCTGCCTTCCTCGATTACCGAGACCAATACCTGCAGCGATTCCAGGTCGAAACGCATGGTCGTCCATTCCCCCTTCGTGTTGAAGCCTTCTCCTTTGGAGATGGCTCGCTTGATTATTTAGCGTTTTT
This window contains:
- a CDS encoding LysR family transcriptional regulator codes for the protein MRFDLESLQVLVSVIEEGSLAAASERQHIVPSAISRRIAELESDAGTALLYRHSRGVEPTPAGSALYYRAKRLIDQMQEISSEMSEYAQGVRGHVRMHVNFSTMVQYLPGDLSSFLSINPDVKIDLMEKSSSQVLRSVEAGTADIGICSQPEAAPGLEVRPYHVDRLVLIVPHDHPIGAARHLRFADTLDYDYVSMPLGASISTLCAQSAEQAGKQHKIRIQVTSFEGLRNMVAAGLGIGLLPKASVKPYLRNSTLRMVELDETWAQRPLSVITRGYAALPVPARLLIDHLVSQASAEN